A single Rhopalosiphum padi isolate XX-2018 chromosome 4, ASM2088224v1, whole genome shotgun sequence DNA region contains:
- the LOC132930478 gene encoding zinc finger protein 716-like isoform X1: MDFDVRHMQRRRTITIIKDVQKMKKKKKKIKQLTKNEILSNYSADNALKHNTQLITTSPKKITASCDEYLNFDKTGGTDLLKDEFSTHISIANVSEVEKGLTLKRKLKEKKKNKMGDKKKIKNNKKNKKIKASLKTNKFYTETCDEINKNLSKDIIGATNLTKDELTTCISISNVSERGNIQLTLKKHKKKMRDKKKVHDNNNFDNNKALSKTETNQNTLSNEDCKVDFHLNEFKKKANKDKTVTNINTNINSINEEEYTRLKRIIKKIKKEKKKKKNLQVQLINNLENENDAIHSKKRVQSKKNMCSKMLLDLNEPFQKNLNYLADTSLCTDYGNALLKSQSKKIKKKFKKSKIATKEETETSKDKTKHKNHKKMKYLNKVITEDYSKEINMDTAIINNTYNSRISKIHENPPKILQKLLKRKKKKALKVTDYAETMSQKKSNKHKGQTFDKEYSENNYTCSMDMDKETYNSNVHDVSENSKRNLEIVVTGDNHTLKYRSITNTDLYFSPYYSKELKNTNSVHSHENVHIRKLPLVCNVCFKTFISKSKLSIHKRTHTGEKPYACNVCGRSFAKNSSLVVHYRTHTGEKPYACEVCGRSFTIHKTLAEHKRTHTGEKPYACNVCGRSFTIHKTLAEHKRTHTGEKPYACEVCGRSFTIHKTLVVHKRTHTGEKPYACEVCGRSFTIHKTLAEHKRTHTGEKPYACEVCGRSFTIHKTLADHKRTHTGEKPYACEVCGRSFTIHKTLADHKRTHTGEKPYACGHCEKKFSRSSNCRRHTRIMHIQCF; encoded by the exons ATTATAAAAGATGTACAAAAAatgaagaagaaaaagaaaaaaatcaag cagttaactaaaaatgaaattttatctaattattcTGCGGACAATGCATTGAAacataat actcAGCTAATCACCACATCACCAAAAAAAATCACAGCATCCTGTGAcgaatatttgaattttgacaAAACAGGAGGTACCGATTTACTGAAAG atgaaTTTTCAACTCATATTTCTATTGCAAATGTTTCAGAAGTAGAAAAAGGATTGACATT aaaaagaaaattaaaagaaaaaaagaagaatAAAATGGGAGATAAAAAGaaa ataaaaaataataaaaaaaataaaaaaataaaagcttcATTAAAGACAAATAAGTTTTATACTGAGACGTGTGATGAAATTAACAAGAATTTAAGTAAAGACATAATAGGCGCTACCAATTTAACCAAAG atgaATTGACAACTTGTATTTCTATTTCTAATGTTTCAGAAAGAGGTAACATACAATTAACATT AAAAaaacataagaaaaaaatgagagataaaaaaaag gtacacgataataataattttgacaacAATAAAGCTTTATCAAAGACAGAAACAAATCAAAATACTCTATCAAACGAAGACTGTAAAGTGGATTTTCATTTGAATGAATTCAAGAAAAAAGCTAATAAAG ATAAAACTGTTACtaacattaatacaaatattaattctataaatgAAGAGGAGTATAcaag gtTGAAaaggataataaaaaaaattaaaaaggaaaaaaaaaagaaaaaaaatctacag gttcaacttataaataatttagaaaatgaaAATGACGCAATTCATTCAAAGAAGAGagttcaaagtaaaaaaaatatgtgctcTAAAATGCTTTTGGATTTAAATGAACCCTTCCAaaaaaatctcaatt ATTTGGCTGATACTTCCTTGTGTACAGACTATGGTAATGcttt attaaaaagtcaatcaaaaaaaatcaaaaaaaaatttaaaaaatctaag ATTGCAACTAAAGAAGAAACTGAGACGTCAAAAGATaaaactaaacataaaaatcataaaaaaatgaaatacttgaataaagtaataactgaAGATTATTCAAAAGAAATAAACATGG ATACTGCTATAATCAACAATACTTATAATTCAAGAATTTCAAAAATTCACGAGAATCCGCCCAAAAT attacaaaaattattaaagaggAAGAAGAAGAAAGCTTTaaag gtcACGGATTATGCAGAAACAATGTCACAGAAAAAATCGAACAAACATAAAGGACAGACGTTTGATAAGGAATATTCGGAAAACAATTACACTTGCTCAATGGACATGGATAAGGAGACATACAATAGTAACGTTCATGATGTAAGTGAAAACAGCAAAAGAAATCTTGAAATTGTCGTTACTGGGGACAATCACACATTAAAATATCGCTCCATAACCAACACAGATTTGTATTTCAGTCCATATTATAGTAAAGAGTTAAAGAATACTAACAGCGTACACAGTCACGAAAATGTTCATATTAGAAAACTACCTCTTGTGTGCAACGTTTGCTTTAAAACATTTATCAGCAAATCtaaattaagtatacataaaagAACGCACACCGGTGAAAAACCATATGCGTGCAATGTTTGTGGACGATCATTTGCAAAAAATTCATCTTTGGTTGTTCATTATAGAACTCACACCGGTGAAAAACCATATGCGTGCGAAGTTTGCGGACGATCATTTACGATACATAAAACTTTGGCTGAACACAAAAGAACGCACACCGGTGAAAAACCATATGCGTGTAACGTTTGTGGACGATCATTTACGATACATAAAACTTTGGCTGAACACAAAAGAACGCACACCGGTGAAAAACCATATGCGTGCGAAGTTTGCGGACGATCATTTACGATACATAAAACTTTGGTTGTACACAAAAGAACGCACACCGGTGAAAAACCATACGCGTGCGAAGTTTGCGGACGATCATTTACGATACATAAAACTTTGGCTGAACACAAAAGAACGCACACCGGTGAAAAACCATATGCGTGCGAAGTTTGCGGACGATCATTTACGATACATAAAACTTTGGCTGATCACAAAAGAACGCACACCGGTGAAAAACCATATGCGTGCGAAGTTTGCGGACGATCATTTACGATACATAAAACTTTGGCTGATCACAAAAGAACGCACACCGGTGAAAAACCATATGCATGTGGCCATTGTGAAAAAAAGTTCTCAAGAAGCTCTAATTGTCGAAGACATACACGAATAATGCATAtccaatgtttttaa
- the LOC132930478 gene encoding zinc finger protein 248-like isoform X6: MDFDVRHMQRRRTITIIKDVQKMKKKKKKIKQLTKNEILSNYSADNALKHNTQLITTSPKKITASCDEYLNFDKTGGTDLLKDEFSTHISIANVSEVEKGLTLKRKLKEKKKNKMGDKKKIKNNKKNKKIKASLKTNKFYTETCDEINKNLSKDIIGATNLTKDELTTCISISNVSERGNIQLTLKKHKKKMRDKKKVHDNNNFDNNKALSKTETNQNTLSNEDCKVDFHLNEFKKKANKDKTVTNINTNINSINEEEYTRLKRIIKKIKKEKKKKKNLQVQLINNLENENDAIHSKKRVQSKKNMCSKMLLDLNEPFQKNLNYLADTSLCTDYGNALLKSQSKKIKKKFKKSKIATKEETETSKDKTKHKNHKKMKYLNKVITEDYSKEINMDTAIINNTYNSRISKIHENPPKILQKLLKRKKKKALKVTDYAETMSQKKSNKHKGQTFDKEYSENNYTCSMDMDKETYNSNVHDAVVNAETMSPKKSNRRKRQTTDKEYSESNNPRSMDNLVNHKRTHIDEKPFACNVCGRSFTQQSHLVVHNRTHTGEKPYACKVCGRSFSLKSSLVKHDRTHTGDKPYACNVCESSFTQKWNLVVHNRTHTGEKPYECGQCEKKFITSSHRTKHIRSIHFKCL; this comes from the exons ATTATAAAAGATGTACAAAAAatgaagaagaaaaagaaaaaaatcaag cagttaactaaaaatgaaattttatctaattattcTGCGGACAATGCATTGAAacataat actcAGCTAATCACCACATCACCAAAAAAAATCACAGCATCCTGTGAcgaatatttgaattttgacaAAACAGGAGGTACCGATTTACTGAAAG atgaaTTTTCAACTCATATTTCTATTGCAAATGTTTCAGAAGTAGAAAAAGGATTGACATT aaaaagaaaattaaaagaaaaaaagaagaatAAAATGGGAGATAAAAAGaaa ataaaaaataataaaaaaaataaaaaaataaaagcttcATTAAAGACAAATAAGTTTTATACTGAGACGTGTGATGAAATTAACAAGAATTTAAGTAAAGACATAATAGGCGCTACCAATTTAACCAAAG atgaATTGACAACTTGTATTTCTATTTCTAATGTTTCAGAAAGAGGTAACATACAATTAACATT AAAAaaacataagaaaaaaatgagagataaaaaaaag gtacacgataataataattttgacaacAATAAAGCTTTATCAAAGACAGAAACAAATCAAAATACTCTATCAAACGAAGACTGTAAAGTGGATTTTCATTTGAATGAATTCAAGAAAAAAGCTAATAAAG ATAAAACTGTTACtaacattaatacaaatattaattctataaatgAAGAGGAGTATAcaag gtTGAAaaggataataaaaaaaattaaaaaggaaaaaaaaaagaaaaaaaatctacag gttcaacttataaataatttagaaaatgaaAATGACGCAATTCATTCAAAGAAGAGagttcaaagtaaaaaaaatatgtgctcTAAAATGCTTTTGGATTTAAATGAACCCTTCCAaaaaaatctcaatt ATTTGGCTGATACTTCCTTGTGTACAGACTATGGTAATGcttt attaaaaagtcaatcaaaaaaaatcaaaaaaaaatttaaaaaatctaag ATTGCAACTAAAGAAGAAACTGAGACGTCAAAAGATaaaactaaacataaaaatcataaaaaaatgaaatacttgaataaagtaataactgaAGATTATTCAAAAGAAATAAACATGG ATACTGCTATAATCAACAATACTTATAATTCAAGAATTTCAAAAATTCACGAGAATCCGCCCAAAAT attacaaaaattattaaagaggAAGAAGAAGAAAGCTTTaaag gtcACGGATTATGCAGAAACAATGTCACAGAAAAAATCGAACAAACATAAAGGACAGACGTTTGATAAGGAATATTCGGAAAACAATTACACTTGCTCAATGGACATGGATAAGGAGACATACAATAGTAACGTTCATGAT GCCGTAGTTAATGCAGAAACAATGTCGCCGAAAAAATCGAACAGACGTAAACGACAGACGACTGATAAAGAATATTCGGAAAGCAATAACCCTCGCTCAATGGACAATTTAGTAAATCATAAAAGAACGCACATCGACGAGAAACCATTTGCTTGCAACGTGTGTGGACGATCATTTACGCAACAATCACATTTGGTCGTACATAATAGAACGCATACCGGTGAGAAACCATATGCGTGCAAAGTTTGTGGACGATCTTTTTCGCTAAAAAGCAGTTTGGTTAAACATGATAGAACGCACACCGGTGATAAACCATATGCGTGCAACGTTTGTGAAAGTTCATTTACACAAAAATGGAATTTGGTTGTACATAATAGAACGCACACAGGCGAAAAACCATACGAGTGCGGTCAGTgtgaaaaaaagtttataacaaGCAGTCATCGTACAAAACACATACGTAGTATTCATttcaaatgtttgtaa
- the LOC132930478 gene encoding zinc finger protein 716-like isoform X5, whose amino-acid sequence MTRIIKDVQKMKKKKKKIKLTKNEILSNYSADNALKHNTQLITTSPKKITASCDEYLNFDKTGGTDLLKDEFSTHISIANVSEVEKGLTLKRKLKEKKKNKMGDKKKIKNNKKNKKIKASLKTNKFYTETCDEINKNLSKDIIGATNLTKDELTTCISISNVSERGNIQLTLKKHKKKMRDKKKVHDNNNFDNNKALSKTETNQNTLSNEDCKVDFHLNEFKKKANKDKTVTNINTNINSINEEEYTRLKRIIKKIKKEKKKKKNLQVQLINNLENENDAIHSKKRVQSKKNMCSKMLLDLNEPFQKNLNYLADTSLCTDYGNALLKSQSKKIKKKFKKSKIATKEETETSKDKTKHKNHKKMKYLNKVITEDYSKEINMDTAIINNTYNSRISKIHENPPKILQKLLKRKKKKALKVTDYAETMSQKKSNKHKGQTFDKEYSENNYTCSMDMDKETYNSNVHDVSENSKRNLEIVVTGDNHTLKYRSITNTDLYFSPYYSKELKNTNSVHSHENVHIRKLPLVCNVCFKTFISKSKLSIHKRTHTGEKPYACNVCGRSFAKNSSLVVHYRTHTGEKPYACEVCGRSFTIHKTLAEHKRTHTGEKPYACNVCGRSFTIHKTLAEHKRTHTGEKPYACEVCGRSFTIHKTLVVHKRTHTGEKPYACEVCGRSFTIHKTLAEHKRTHTGEKPYACEVCGRSFTIHKTLADHKRTHTGEKPYACEVCGRSFTIHKTLADHKRTHTGEKPYACGHCEKKFSRSSNCRRHTRIMHIQCF is encoded by the exons atgactcGG ATTATAAAAGATGTACAAAAAatgaagaagaaaaagaaaaaaatcaag ttaactaaaaatgaaattttatctaattattcTGCGGACAATGCATTGAAacataat actcAGCTAATCACCACATCACCAAAAAAAATCACAGCATCCTGTGAcgaatatttgaattttgacaAAACAGGAGGTACCGATTTACTGAAAG atgaaTTTTCAACTCATATTTCTATTGCAAATGTTTCAGAAGTAGAAAAAGGATTGACATT aaaaagaaaattaaaagaaaaaaagaagaatAAAATGGGAGATAAAAAGaaa ataaaaaataataaaaaaaataaaaaaataaaagcttcATTAAAGACAAATAAGTTTTATACTGAGACGTGTGATGAAATTAACAAGAATTTAAGTAAAGACATAATAGGCGCTACCAATTTAACCAAAG atgaATTGACAACTTGTATTTCTATTTCTAATGTTTCAGAAAGAGGTAACATACAATTAACATT AAAAaaacataagaaaaaaatgagagataaaaaaaag gtacacgataataataattttgacaacAATAAAGCTTTATCAAAGACAGAAACAAATCAAAATACTCTATCAAACGAAGACTGTAAAGTGGATTTTCATTTGAATGAATTCAAGAAAAAAGCTAATAAAG ATAAAACTGTTACtaacattaatacaaatattaattctataaatgAAGAGGAGTATAcaag gtTGAAaaggataataaaaaaaattaaaaaggaaaaaaaaaagaaaaaaaatctacag gttcaacttataaataatttagaaaatgaaAATGACGCAATTCATTCAAAGAAGAGagttcaaagtaaaaaaaatatgtgctcTAAAATGCTTTTGGATTTAAATGAACCCTTCCAaaaaaatctcaatt ATTTGGCTGATACTTCCTTGTGTACAGACTATGGTAATGcttt attaaaaagtcaatcaaaaaaaatcaaaaaaaaatttaaaaaatctaag ATTGCAACTAAAGAAGAAACTGAGACGTCAAAAGATaaaactaaacataaaaatcataaaaaaatgaaatacttgaataaagtaataactgaAGATTATTCAAAAGAAATAAACATGG ATACTGCTATAATCAACAATACTTATAATTCAAGAATTTCAAAAATTCACGAGAATCCGCCCAAAAT attacaaaaattattaaagaggAAGAAGAAGAAAGCTTTaaag gtcACGGATTATGCAGAAACAATGTCACAGAAAAAATCGAACAAACATAAAGGACAGACGTTTGATAAGGAATATTCGGAAAACAATTACACTTGCTCAATGGACATGGATAAGGAGACATACAATAGTAACGTTCATGATGTAAGTGAAAACAGCAAAAGAAATCTTGAAATTGTCGTTACTGGGGACAATCACACATTAAAATATCGCTCCATAACCAACACAGATTTGTATTTCAGTCCATATTATAGTAAAGAGTTAAAGAATACTAACAGCGTACACAGTCACGAAAATGTTCATATTAGAAAACTACCTCTTGTGTGCAACGTTTGCTTTAAAACATTTATCAGCAAATCtaaattaagtatacataaaagAACGCACACCGGTGAAAAACCATATGCGTGCAATGTTTGTGGACGATCATTTGCAAAAAATTCATCTTTGGTTGTTCATTATAGAACTCACACCGGTGAAAAACCATATGCGTGCGAAGTTTGCGGACGATCATTTACGATACATAAAACTTTGGCTGAACACAAAAGAACGCACACCGGTGAAAAACCATATGCGTGTAACGTTTGTGGACGATCATTTACGATACATAAAACTTTGGCTGAACACAAAAGAACGCACACCGGTGAAAAACCATATGCGTGCGAAGTTTGCGGACGATCATTTACGATACATAAAACTTTGGTTGTACACAAAAGAACGCACACCGGTGAAAAACCATACGCGTGCGAAGTTTGCGGACGATCATTTACGATACATAAAACTTTGGCTGAACACAAAAGAACGCACACCGGTGAAAAACCATATGCGTGCGAAGTTTGCGGACGATCATTTACGATACATAAAACTTTGGCTGATCACAAAAGAACGCACACCGGTGAAAAACCATATGCGTGCGAAGTTTGCGGACGATCATTTACGATACATAAAACTTTGGCTGATCACAAAAGAACGCACACCGGTGAAAAACCATATGCATGTGGCCATTGTGAAAAAAAGTTCTCAAGAAGCTCTAATTGTCGAAGACATACACGAATAATGCATAtccaatgtttttaa
- the LOC132930478 gene encoding zinc finger protein 615-like isoform X7, whose product MDFDVRHMQRRRTITIIKDVQKMKKKKKKIKQLTKNEILSNYSADNALKHNTQLITTSPKKITASCDEYLNFDKTGGTDLLKDEFSTHISIANVSEVEKGLTLKRKLKEKKKNKMGDKKKIKNNKKNKKIKASLKTNKFYTETCDEINKNLSKDIIGATNLTKDELTTCISISNVSERGNIQLTLKKHKKKMRDKKKVHDNNNFDNNKALSKTETNQNTLSNEDCKVDFHLNEFKKKANKDKTVTNINTNINSINEEEYTRLKRIIKKIKKEKKKKKNLQVQLINNLENENDAIHSKKRVQSKKNMCSKMLLDLNEPFQKNLNYLADTSLCTDYGNALLKSQSKKIKKKFKKSKIATKEETETSKDKTKHKNHKKMKYLNKVITEDYSKEINMDTAIINNTYNSRISKIHENPPKILQKLLKRKKKKALKAVVNAETMSPKKSNRRKRQTTDKEYSESNNPRSMDNLVNHKRTHIDEKPFACNVCGRSFTQQSHLVVHNRTHTGEKPYACKVCGRSFSLKSSLVKHDRTHTGDKPYACNVCESSFTQKWNLVVHNRTHTGEKPYECGQCEKKFITSSHRTKHIRSIHFKCL is encoded by the exons ATTATAAAAGATGTACAAAAAatgaagaagaaaaagaaaaaaatcaag cagttaactaaaaatgaaattttatctaattattcTGCGGACAATGCATTGAAacataat actcAGCTAATCACCACATCACCAAAAAAAATCACAGCATCCTGTGAcgaatatttgaattttgacaAAACAGGAGGTACCGATTTACTGAAAG atgaaTTTTCAACTCATATTTCTATTGCAAATGTTTCAGAAGTAGAAAAAGGATTGACATT aaaaagaaaattaaaagaaaaaaagaagaatAAAATGGGAGATAAAAAGaaa ataaaaaataataaaaaaaataaaaaaataaaagcttcATTAAAGACAAATAAGTTTTATACTGAGACGTGTGATGAAATTAACAAGAATTTAAGTAAAGACATAATAGGCGCTACCAATTTAACCAAAG atgaATTGACAACTTGTATTTCTATTTCTAATGTTTCAGAAAGAGGTAACATACAATTAACATT AAAAaaacataagaaaaaaatgagagataaaaaaaag gtacacgataataataattttgacaacAATAAAGCTTTATCAAAGACAGAAACAAATCAAAATACTCTATCAAACGAAGACTGTAAAGTGGATTTTCATTTGAATGAATTCAAGAAAAAAGCTAATAAAG ATAAAACTGTTACtaacattaatacaaatattaattctataaatgAAGAGGAGTATAcaag gtTGAAaaggataataaaaaaaattaaaaaggaaaaaaaaaagaaaaaaaatctacag gttcaacttataaataatttagaaaatgaaAATGACGCAATTCATTCAAAGAAGAGagttcaaagtaaaaaaaatatgtgctcTAAAATGCTTTTGGATTTAAATGAACCCTTCCAaaaaaatctcaatt ATTTGGCTGATACTTCCTTGTGTACAGACTATGGTAATGcttt attaaaaagtcaatcaaaaaaaatcaaaaaaaaatttaaaaaatctaag ATTGCAACTAAAGAAGAAACTGAGACGTCAAAAGATaaaactaaacataaaaatcataaaaaaatgaaatacttgaataaagtaataactgaAGATTATTCAAAAGAAATAAACATGG ATACTGCTATAATCAACAATACTTATAATTCAAGAATTTCAAAAATTCACGAGAATCCGCCCAAAAT attacaaaaattattaaagaggAAGAAGAAGAAAGCTTTaaag GCCGTAGTTAATGCAGAAACAATGTCGCCGAAAAAATCGAACAGACGTAAACGACAGACGACTGATAAAGAATATTCGGAAAGCAATAACCCTCGCTCAATGGACAATTTAGTAAATCATAAAAGAACGCACATCGACGAGAAACCATTTGCTTGCAACGTGTGTGGACGATCATTTACGCAACAATCACATTTGGTCGTACATAATAGAACGCATACCGGTGAGAAACCATATGCGTGCAAAGTTTGTGGACGATCTTTTTCGCTAAAAAGCAGTTTGGTTAAACATGATAGAACGCACACCGGTGATAAACCATATGCGTGCAACGTTTGTGAAAGTTCATTTACACAAAAATGGAATTTGGTTGTACATAATAGAACGCACACAGGCGAAAAACCATACGAGTGCGGTCAGTgtgaaaaaaagtttataacaaGCAGTCATCGTACAAAACACATACGTAGTATTCATttcaaatgtttgtaa
- the LOC132930478 gene encoding zinc finger protein 716-like isoform X4: MTRIIKDVQKMKKKKKKIKQLTKNEILSNYSADNALKHNTQLITTSPKKITASCDEYLNFDKTGGTDLLKDEFSTHISIANVSEVEKGLTLKRKLKEKKKNKMGDKKKIKNNKKNKKIKASLKTNKFYTETCDEINKNLSKDIIGATNLTKDELTTCISISNVSERGNIQLTLKKHKKKMRDKKKVHDNNNFDNNKALSKTETNQNTLSNEDCKVDFHLNEFKKKANKDKTVTNINTNINSINEEEYTRLKRIIKKIKKEKKKKKNLQVQLINNLENENDAIHSKKRVQSKKNMCSKMLLDLNEPFQKNLNYLADTSLCTDYGNALLKSQSKKIKKKFKKSKIATKEETETSKDKTKHKNHKKMKYLNKVITEDYSKEINMDTAIINNTYNSRISKIHENPPKILQKLLKRKKKKALKVTDYAETMSQKKSNKHKGQTFDKEYSENNYTCSMDMDKETYNSNVHDVSENSKRNLEIVVTGDNHTLKYRSITNTDLYFSPYYSKELKNTNSVHSHENVHIRKLPLVCNVCFKTFISKSKLSIHKRTHTGEKPYACNVCGRSFAKNSSLVVHYRTHTGEKPYACEVCGRSFTIHKTLAEHKRTHTGEKPYACNVCGRSFTIHKTLAEHKRTHTGEKPYACEVCGRSFTIHKTLVVHKRTHTGEKPYACEVCGRSFTIHKTLAEHKRTHTGEKPYACEVCGRSFTIHKTLADHKRTHTGEKPYACEVCGRSFTIHKTLADHKRTHTGEKPYACGHCEKKFSRSSNCRRHTRIMHIQCF; the protein is encoded by the exons atgactcGG ATTATAAAAGATGTACAAAAAatgaagaagaaaaagaaaaaaatcaag cagttaactaaaaatgaaattttatctaattattcTGCGGACAATGCATTGAAacataat actcAGCTAATCACCACATCACCAAAAAAAATCACAGCATCCTGTGAcgaatatttgaattttgacaAAACAGGAGGTACCGATTTACTGAAAG atgaaTTTTCAACTCATATTTCTATTGCAAATGTTTCAGAAGTAGAAAAAGGATTGACATT aaaaagaaaattaaaagaaaaaaagaagaatAAAATGGGAGATAAAAAGaaa ataaaaaataataaaaaaaataaaaaaataaaagcttcATTAAAGACAAATAAGTTTTATACTGAGACGTGTGATGAAATTAACAAGAATTTAAGTAAAGACATAATAGGCGCTACCAATTTAACCAAAG atgaATTGACAACTTGTATTTCTATTTCTAATGTTTCAGAAAGAGGTAACATACAATTAACATT AAAAaaacataagaaaaaaatgagagataaaaaaaag gtacacgataataataattttgacaacAATAAAGCTTTATCAAAGACAGAAACAAATCAAAATACTCTATCAAACGAAGACTGTAAAGTGGATTTTCATTTGAATGAATTCAAGAAAAAAGCTAATAAAG ATAAAACTGTTACtaacattaatacaaatattaattctataaatgAAGAGGAGTATAcaag gtTGAAaaggataataaaaaaaattaaaaaggaaaaaaaaaagaaaaaaaatctacag gttcaacttataaataatttagaaaatgaaAATGACGCAATTCATTCAAAGAAGAGagttcaaagtaaaaaaaatatgtgctcTAAAATGCTTTTGGATTTAAATGAACCCTTCCAaaaaaatctcaatt ATTTGGCTGATACTTCCTTGTGTACAGACTATGGTAATGcttt attaaaaagtcaatcaaaaaaaatcaaaaaaaaatttaaaaaatctaag ATTGCAACTAAAGAAGAAACTGAGACGTCAAAAGATaaaactaaacataaaaatcataaaaaaatgaaatacttgaataaagtaataactgaAGATTATTCAAAAGAAATAAACATGG ATACTGCTATAATCAACAATACTTATAATTCAAGAATTTCAAAAATTCACGAGAATCCGCCCAAAAT attacaaaaattattaaagaggAAGAAGAAGAAAGCTTTaaag gtcACGGATTATGCAGAAACAATGTCACAGAAAAAATCGAACAAACATAAAGGACAGACGTTTGATAAGGAATATTCGGAAAACAATTACACTTGCTCAATGGACATGGATAAGGAGACATACAATAGTAACGTTCATGATGTAAGTGAAAACAGCAAAAGAAATCTTGAAATTGTCGTTACTGGGGACAATCACACATTAAAATATCGCTCCATAACCAACACAGATTTGTATTTCAGTCCATATTATAGTAAAGAGTTAAAGAATACTAACAGCGTACACAGTCACGAAAATGTTCATATTAGAAAACTACCTCTTGTGTGCAACGTTTGCTTTAAAACATTTATCAGCAAATCtaaattaagtatacataaaagAACGCACACCGGTGAAAAACCATATGCGTGCAATGTTTGTGGACGATCATTTGCAAAAAATTCATCTTTGGTTGTTCATTATAGAACTCACACCGGTGAAAAACCATATGCGTGCGAAGTTTGCGGACGATCATTTACGATACATAAAACTTTGGCTGAACACAAAAGAACGCACACCGGTGAAAAACCATATGCGTGTAACGTTTGTGGACGATCATTTACGATACATAAAACTTTGGCTGAACACAAAAGAACGCACACCGGTGAAAAACCATATGCGTGCGAAGTTTGCGGACGATCATTTACGATACATAAAACTTTGGTTGTACACAAAAGAACGCACACCGGTGAAAAACCATACGCGTGCGAAGTTTGCGGACGATCATTTACGATACATAAAACTTTGGCTGAACACAAAAGAACGCACACCGGTGAAAAACCATATGCGTGCGAAGTTTGCGGACGATCATTTACGATACATAAAACTTTGGCTGATCACAAAAGAACGCACACCGGTGAAAAACCATATGCGTGCGAAGTTTGCGGACGATCATTTACGATACATAAAACTTTGGCTGATCACAAAAGAACGCACACCGGTGAAAAACCATATGCATGTGGCCATTGTGAAAAAAAGTTCTCAAGAAGCTCTAATTGTCGAAGACATACACGAATAATGCATAtccaatgtttttaa